The following proteins are encoded in a genomic region of Methylobacterium tardum:
- a CDS encoding YidB family protein, with protein sequence MSKGYPSMTALLGLLAVAGFQNRDKISEWLGGHGKETGRSSVPPVPGSTAGSSSTIPANLERVLGGVGSAGVGGLIASGLGELIEHFTKGGHADTAQSWINHGPNRDIPAADLERAIGPETLAALEQQTGLSKSEVLARLSRDLPSAIDRYSPDGRLPALG encoded by the coding sequence ATGAGCAAGGGATACCCATCCATGACCGCGCTGCTGGGTCTTCTGGCGGTGGCCGGCTTTCAGAACCGGGACAAGATTTCCGAATGGCTCGGCGGCCACGGCAAGGAGACCGGCCGCTCCTCGGTCCCGCCGGTTCCGGGCTCGACCGCCGGGTCCAGCTCGACGATCCCGGCGAACCTGGAGCGCGTGCTCGGCGGCGTCGGCTCCGCCGGTGTCGGCGGCCTGATCGCGAGTGGCCTGGGCGAGCTGATCGAGCACTTCACCAAGGGTGGTCACGCGGATACCGCACAATCCTGGATCAATCACGGGCCCAACCGCGACATCCCGGCCGCCGACCTCGAGCGCGCCATCGGCCCGGAGACCCTGGCGGCCCTGGAGCAGCAGACCGGCCTCAGCAAGAGCGAGGTGCTGGCCCGTCTCTCGCGGGACCTGCCCTCGGCGATTGACCGCTACTCGCCGGACGGGCGCCTGCCGGCGCTCGGCTGA
- a CDS encoding ABC transporter substrate-binding protein gives MWGQNLAVDLRYGNGDAETLRRQTNEILAQKPDVVLAQGVVGATALQRATATVPVVFMMLQDPIGAGFVTSLSRPGGNLTGFTNFDFTLVGKWLQLLKELKPDVTRALALVNPDYPARLAAYTAELARVGPGLGIEARIAGIHNAEEIAQAITPFAGAPGGGLIALPDAVTGVYGQRIIDLAAAYRLPAVYAYAAQVRMGGLAAYTTSVVQDVQRAAGYIDRILRGAVVGDLPVQASERFLTVINLRTAAALGLTIAPSLMAKADELIE, from the coding sequence ATGGCAACGGCGATGCCGAGACGCTGCGCCGGCAGACGAACGAGATCCTCGCGCAGAAACCCGATGTCGTCCTGGCGCAGGGCGTCGTCGGGGCGACCGCGCTACAGCGGGCGACGGCGACCGTCCCGGTCGTGTTCATGATGCTGCAGGATCCGATCGGAGCCGGCTTCGTGACCAGCCTGTCGCGGCCCGGCGGGAATCTCACGGGCTTCACGAATTTTGACTTCACCCTGGTGGGCAAGTGGCTGCAGCTCCTTAAGGAACTCAAACCGGACGTCACCCGCGCGCTCGCCCTGGTCAATCCCGATTATCCGGCCCGCCTGGCGGCCTATACGGCCGAACTCGCGCGGGTCGGCCCCGGGCTGGGCATCGAGGCGCGGATCGCCGGCATCCACAATGCCGAGGAGATCGCGCAAGCGATCACCCCCTTCGCCGGGGCGCCCGGGGGTGGGCTGATCGCGCTGCCCGACGCGGTGACCGGGGTCTACGGTCAGCGGATCATCGATCTGGCGGCAGCCTATCGCCTCCCCGCAGTCTACGCCTACGCGGCGCAGGTGCGGATGGGCGGTCTCGCGGCCTATACGACCAGCGTCGTGCAGGACGTGCAGCGGGCGGCCGGCTACATCGACCGGATCCTGCGCGGCGCCGTCGTCGGCGATCTGCCCGTTCAGGCCAGCGAGCGCTTCCTTACCGTGATCAACCTCCGGACGGCCGCCGCCCTCGGCCTGACGATCGCGCCCTCGCTGATGGCGAAGGCCGACGAGCTGATCGAGTAG